A region of the Brienomyrus brachyistius isolate T26 chromosome 10, BBRACH_0.4, whole genome shotgun sequence genome:
AAGTGACCATACAGAGACTGTGTTCTGCCTGTTTTCCCTAGCATTCCATTTTCGCGACGTATGCAAAATCTCTATACTTCAATGAAGCTGGCATGTACCACAAGCAAATTATAAACCTCGAAGCAGTTATTTCGCAGATGTAGGGATTTTAAAAGCTCTGACACTGGTAATACACATcaaattttttttcatttgttagTTTCAACGTAATCTGACTGACGTGACATCTACCGACGGCGGCCAAATAACAGTACGTAAACGATGTGGCTAGTCACCAAAAAGAGTGCCTGCTTTGTGTGCGGGACGTCACAGGTCCCATTCTTTGCTAAAAGTGAAAAAGTTCTGTCTAGAATCTCACCAGTTGGCACTGGTATCTGGACACGGAAGAATTACTACTATCACATCGACAGTGtggctgtccatcacagggctatAGGCTAGCGGATCACGTTCGAACAGAGACACGGTATTTCAGTATTTCACATCTGGTTGTGGTTTTTACGACGGTGCCCTCCCTTCTAACACTGACCGTAAACGCAGGATGTGCTGCTTACGCTTTAAGAATCACAGAGCCATTAACTCCAGAAAATGAACAACATTCACAATATCGATTCTGTTCGGTCAAGCCGCCACCCATGCTGTTTTTTCACACAATTCTAATGGCACTCATTGATGCTTGCATAAAAGACATTTACCCAGAATGAATCTCTCTCTGGATGACTTATAAATGTAAAGGTTGCACAATTTTACACATTTAAACAGCTACTTATAGTGTATCAGTTATGTCATGAAAtttccagaggtggaaatttcaggtccagaaagtacaaatccagaccaagattttgttccagcTAAATACTCTGTgtatgtgactctttatattcaaatggttggttgaaacaaaatcttggtctggatttgtactttctggacctgaactcagTATTTGCATCTGGTCCCTCAGACtagtgaggagtgtctgtattgtTAACTGAGAACACAAAGGTAAAAGTGTACAAGATATGCTGTTCGCATCCACTTCATGGCTCTACGTTGTGGTTTTGATGAGCGCCTGTCCTCTGTGATACACTTACGGAGAGGAGTAAGGAAGCCGTGTCAGTATCAAAGCGCGTTTATCCCTCGGTGTGTAGCACAGCACTGGGGTGACTAAGGGACtgcacccacccctcctccTCCAGCAGCTGTCGGTCATCAGCCCAGAGCCACTGAGAAGCTACACTCTGGCTGATTGGATTAGGGAAGCGGGACTTTTGCCAGATAGGACATTACATTAGGACCAGATCCATAAGGAAGTATGTTCCACGCAATGGCACCAACTAATTGTAAGAGAGCTGCATTCTGCAGTATTCAAGATCCCAAGTCAGCTCTCAGGTCATGTATAACTCATAATCTTATAGAACATCATTTTGTGGCGTTAGGTGGGGAGGAAACGCTGGGGCAGCCTCACTTAGGAATTCAGTGTGACCCCAACCCGTGCCCGACCACCTGGACGGAATCTCTCACAGGTCACATTTAATTCCCCCCCACCCTATTTAAAAGCAGGTGGAGATACCAGTTAAGGCAGATTTTTGTCTTCAGTAGGACACACTTAATATCACTAAGAATGACTGTAGCGAGTGTGAAATAGAGGCTGGATGACCCAATAAGGAGGGTACAGCTAGCAATTGCTCCCCACTAAAACAGACAAGCATAATGACAAAAAGACAATGACTCTTAGAGGCGGTTGCCTAGCAACCCGAGAACTAAAAATATGCTAACTGCACACTTTCACACTTAATAAATAGTACCGGTATATAAATACGCTTTAGAAATATAAATAGTCAAGCTAAAAGTGTCTTTTGGTCTTTTTAAATCTACCTTTATGAGATAAATCTCCATTCCCATCACATTAAATGTAAACTATACAGTACATTACAGACAGCCCTCACTTAACGACCTACCTGATTAACTACCGCCCGGACTTACGACCAGCTCTGGCCAGTCAGTACTGTACGCTGTACAAGAAGTTTGCTCGTGGGAACGGCAGCGCAGTGTCCGTCTGTCTCATTCCCAGAGTCACTCAGAATTCACTACACTAGCATTCGCAATCTCCAGGACTAAACTTGTCTATAAATTTGTACTTCATCGTACACCCCATAATACAGGATGTCagcgaaaataaataaaaacgatTTCCCACTACCTGTAAACATTTACAAATATactaaaaatgttataaatggcGCAAAGGTGTCATTAAAACAGTATCTAAAGATGGCTGAGACAAACCCACTACCCATACAGCACGCTTGAGATATCGGCAAGGGGCAGCTCCACACTTACTGACCGATTTGCTTAATGACTAAGTCGTAGGGATGGAACTCAGTCGTTAAGTAAGGAGTGTCTGTATTGTTAACTGAGAACACAAAGGTAAATGTGTACAATATATGCTGTTCACATCCACATCCACTTCATCCACATTGTGTTTTTGCTGTGTTCATATTTCACACTGTTTGCAGTTATAAAACGTATTTGCAGATAGTCAGGTGACCACAGTCTCAGAGTGGTCTTCTGTAAAATTTGGAAAATTCCAGAAAGCTGGAGGAAATGTACTTTTCATGCTTTTTCTGAATGGTGTCAGTACAGTAAGTGCTGCTGGCATCGGTCACACATGCAGACTGGAAGAGAACGAGCTGTCCAGCCATCCAGCAGAGAGGATGTCATTCTCCCCTGACCAGCCGCTCGGTCAGTCAAACCCATTACTCATACTGTAATACACATACACTCCACGCAGCACCATGGGTTGGGTGCCAGTACTTGGGTGGAGAGTCATATGAAAGCCATACCAAGCATCCCGGCACTGACGACGAAACTGTGGATGTGGATTCAGCATGACTGCCTGAACCTGCTTAAGAACCTTGTTGGTTCCAAGTTGCTCCTGACTTTTCATTATGTGTTGCTGCTTGTTTAAATAGAAACCAGGCCCTCCTTAATCTTTGCAACCCTATACAGACAGCGAGCACAGAAGGCATTCACTCCCACAATGGAGAGGCACAGTACAGCATTCATGCTTAATGTTTAACTATAACATCACCATAGTCTTTTTATATCCTGGGCAGGGCAGCTGGGTTGAGAGAGAATGATTTCTAGCTTGGAACTGATGACAGGGATAGTGTGACACCTAGAGACTATAACTACAGCCTGTATAACTGTTAGTCCTGGTTCAGAGTATGGATGTAGGAACCAAAGTCTTATCTTTTTGATGGAGTTGAGGACTAACAGCAGAAGACCATTATCTGCTTAACTGCTTCTTCGGCTTTGTATTGCTCCCACATGTACATTTCTGATGCAGCAATCTGCCCATGCACAGGAACGGTCGACATCAAATTTTGCTCATGAAGGCAacatacagttttaaaaaatggagTTCCTAGTGCAGATATGCATTAAAATCGTACCTTGCATTTTATGTACGCCAGAGCCGATGAGGAATTTTAGTATTACTAACATCATACGGGGTTTTGTCACGTTGAACATAGCTGACCTCACTCGTTTTTCTTACAGACGTCAACAAATCAAGCACATttaacacacaaaatatacagcaAAACACCAACATCATCTTCAGTCACTGAGTTAAGGTCCGCTTCTAAACTAAACCATCTCTGCTTTTATCGTCTCTGTCGCGTTTCCTCCTGAGCAGAATAATGTCACATTAGGTTATAGTTCTCTCCCCGCACGGTAAGGTGTCTTCCCATGTTTTCGGAAATCCTGGCAGCACCATCCATGCCCTTGACGAGTGTGAATCTCTCTGAGCGAGTGACCCACTTGTTTTCCTAGGAATCTTCACTTCTGTCGCTCTCCACGGCTTTCCTCACCAATGTCCTCACAGCAGCAGGACACAGGCGTGTGACTCTATGGAAGGCTGAAGTGGAGATAGTTTTCTTTAAGAGGCAGAACACTCGTTTCTCTCAGCCGTACGGGAAGAATTGTACTTCATTTTCTCCCATTGACGATCAAATTTCCTTGTATGCATAACCCAGGATGAAGAAGGGAAGGAATATTTaactattaaaataataattgacagGAACTATGGAACTATGTCCCTAGTAGGACCTTACTGATCCTGGTAAGACTGTTAATCCAAAGAAATCCATTAAATTACCAGAATTAAATAACACTGAGTAGAGTTGACTGGTCAGTAGGTGAGCATTTGGACGggggtgagatggagggggggggggtgtttgctgATATCACTGACTGAGAGGATGGTTTGGGTGGGTGCTGCCGTAGGCTAGTCCCCTTAGAAGCCAGGTACATGGCAATAAGCCTCCAGTGAAGCCAACAAGATGTAGATCAGCCAGAGGGAGAAGAAGAGCAGGGAGGTGAGCAACTTGGTCGTCCGCGGCCCCCCCAGTTCCCCCCCCGCCACGGAGGGCCTTCGGCGGTACAGCAGCACCAAGACGCACACCACCGCCAGGATGGTGAAGAGTGTGACGGAGAAGGCCAGCGAGCCGGGCTCCACGCGGAACTCCTTGCCCTTGCTGCGCCAATAGACAGCGGCGATAGTCCAGGCCACGCCGATGCCCAGGAAGACGTTGACAGCGTTGCTGCCCGTCACGTTGCCAATGGAGGCGTCAGCATATTGGTCCTGTATGGCTGCCACTTTGCTAGCAAAAGTATCTGGAGGGGCAAAAACGAACATGGTATTGGGACCCAGCATGGACCAGGCATGGATACCTCAAAGGTTTAAGTTTCAAAAAGTACAAACCGAGACCGagactttgtttcaaccaaccagttgattgTAAAGAGTCATAGTCAccgaggactcaactggttggttgaaacaaagtctCGGTCTCGGTTTGTACTTCCTGGACCTGAGCTTTCAGCATCTGCGATACCTGCAGAAAATGATGATGTTTCATTTGGAACATTCATTCAGAGCCACCAGAATGTTTTAAAAGATTAAAGTTAATTCAAATAATTTACAAGGGCTACAAAGACCTAATGGTAAAGCTCAAAACCAATGCGTCAAATATTCATTTGCAAAAATCACTCCACTGTATTATGTTCCTTAGTGCCAACAGTATGTTTTGTGCTGGACAAAGAACTTGACTTTGATGAATTCTACTAAAAGGTATTATTTTTTTGATAGTGAAGTCAATGCTTgaaaagattattttttttattatgcaaTTAAATTTTCCTGGAATTTATGATTatttaatttccatccatccattttccaaacctatcctactgggtcgcagggggtccggagcctatcctggaagcaatgggcacaaggtgattatttaatttttttgttttaattaaaaatatatatttcaaagGTAGACAGATCATGTAAATCCTCACTTCCTCCTTTAGTGAGTTGAagcatttttttgtgttatgATATTATCATAAGTCACCAAACTAAAATGGATTAATTAATTCATTTCTGAATTCACAGGATTGAATCTTAAGGTTGATATGGAAATATATCTCTTCTGACAAatttcagtgtaaaatataaaataattatgctAATTATTGATAATACATAATTGTAACGATTGATACATAATTGCTACACAAATGGACACGTAGCACTTAGCTCGGAATGGTCATGTGGGTTAAAAATAATTACTTTTGTTAAAATTACTGTGGATGTAAAGCTGAGTAAAGCATAACAGCAGGTTACCCCAGGTTGGTTAACCACAATCCACACATCTAATAACTACATTTTAATAACTGCCTCATTCATAAATAAGGATGGTTCTCTTCAAAAAAAGCGGATCTCTTCAAATCTGTCATTGATTTGGCCCTCAGTTCCAAATCCAGGCTTTGTTTTCAGTTCTGTCAGTTATTTAGCTTAATAATTACTggttctgattggccacagaaGCTTCACACCTGGTtcaggctggaaaatcagcggGGCTCAGACCTTGAGAACCATGATTTGAGCAGCCCTGTCATAAAGTGAGACTttggtgattcattaaaaaaaaacacagaacagaAGGATGAGCCAGAACTAAGAGGGAGGAAGAATACAAAGCCGCCTGAACCTGGAACAGACGTGCCGAGAGCCACGAACACCACAGCAGTGACGGAGTCCTTCAGGCCAACGGTGCAGCCGAAGTGCGAGGCCAGGTCCCCGGTGATGGCCGTCAAGGCCCCGATGAGGAAGATGGACACTATGAAGCAGGCCCAGCCATTCCAGTACTCAGTGGGCGGCACGAAGGCGAAAAGAACCTTCCAGAAGACTGTCAGGAAGTGCATGATGTAGTCGAAGCAGGAGGGAAGGCGCTCCTCGCCGCTCTCCTCCTCGTCGTCATCACCTGGAGGATGGGGGAGGACATGCCTGGGTTTAGGGGTGTCTGTGGGCAGGGTTGCCAAGGCTGACGGGCACATAGGGAGTCGGGCAGGCTGGGAGGATGGATGCAGTGGAGACACTGACCTGCGCTGACTGTGACGGCACTGACAAACTGCTCCCTCCAGCTGCTGCTGCCCACCACCAGAGCCAAGTTGGTCTTCTTGATGAGCTTGTCGACCGTGTTCTGAACACAAACACTCCGGCTCAAAAACTCCCTGCCCAGGCACTCACCACCTCATTGCCCAGCGTCGTACCACGTGTTTTGTAATATAAACACAGTGCTCTGATTACGCGGTTTGCCCAACAAAACCAAAACCTCGCTTTTACCACAATTCGATCAAAGCAAAACTACGCATGAACTAGACATCTATGAAAAACAGTTGTCAAACAGCGTTGGTTAGTCTACTGCTAATTATTTTGTCCAGAGAAACAATGTTATTGGTTCAGGTTTGTGGGAAATACTTGGAGAAGTTCAATCAGATTATTTTGGGTTCTAACCTTTGGCAGGCAGAATTAATTTtaattagggcttcctctggaTTCCAGGCATTGGTCATGTATTTATGTAGATAATTGGCACATGTGTGATAGAGTTTTCCAGAAAGGGACTCGGAATCCTTGACCTGATGTAAAAGACCAAGCCAGATACTGAGTGCGGTGGTGTCTGACCGCGAGACTTATACAAAGCctaaacaataataaatgaaaaGGATAAAGATCTTGTGGTGGAATCTGCTGGTTTCATGCTTTCATGATGAGAGAAACACAACAAAGATCTAGACTCCCTACATCAAGACTCCCAACATCAAGACTCTTGCATGGTTTAGACTCCCTACATCTTTAAAGACCTCAAGATTCTTTCCAAGGTCTAGACTCCCTACATCGTTAAACATCTCAAGATTCTTTCCAAGGTCTAGACTCTCTACATCTTTAAAGACCTCAAGACTATTTGTAAGGAGTTGGTGCAATGACCTTCAAACCAAGCAGTTTTCTCTTGGCCTCGGATTGGCTAATCacgtcttgtttgtttgtttaagcTTGTTCTCATTATGCTCTGCTGTATGGTGACTGGGATGTTGTGGCCCCAGAGAAGCTTCTTCCCGTTTTCCTTACTCAAGCATAATGTTGATTCATAGTCGTGATCAGAAATGTTACCCAGAAGGGCCCTGCAGCTTAAGTGGTGCATTCAAAACTGACTGTGATCATCTACCTTGAACTCATACGACTCCTCGATCACAATCTCCAGTCGGGTGTGCTCCCCTAGGCTGGGGCAGCCCATCTtggccacctcctcctcctcagctcccactgctgGCTTGTTCTCATTGGAGTCTCCTGAAAAGATGTAGAACAGGGGAGAACCATCAGCAAGACTATGACCAGCTGCATGACCTCTCTCACAACACAGCCGCAAACCGTCTGGTAAGACTGCGTGTTCTTATTTCAACACCTTACATCATCTAAAAAAACTGCTGCCGTAGCTCAGAGATGAAAGGGAGCAAAAGACTGACCAGTATTGCATCAAAGCACATAGTCTGGATACAAAACCCTACATACGCACAGAACATTATTTTCCATGCCACCATTTTGCCTACTCCACCTCCTCAGATTTATATTAATGTCTTTTTCAATCTACATGTTTTTCTAAGTGCTGTGCATTCCTAACTCCATTTCCTTGGAGAACTTATTGCCGCTTTATAATAAGCACCTGTGGGACACCGTCAATGCTAATGTCATGATTAAAGCCGAGACGAAAATGAAACATCGCAGAAAGAGAGCGACTTAATAACCATCAGTGTCTATTTTCTGCACCGAATCTGATTTAATGCTTTACTAAAATTATGGCAAAATATTAAGATATTATGGATATACTGTGAATATATTGTTTGTTGCTGCATATAAATATATCTGGCTTTCTTAGTATTTCAGGATACATTTGGTGGTATTCTCCAGAAGCGTTTCAGCTCTCTAGGCTCTCTGTTACTACATAATATTACagacatttattttcatttacattCATTTGGAATTTTCCATTAGTGGTAAACCCCCTGACCATCTGCCCTAGTTCTGCATTGTGGTTCTTTCTGTCCTCATTTCCCCTTTCTAATGTCACAACGGCGTCACCGCGGCAGCCAGAGAACAGGGCAGGAACTTCTTCAGTTTCCTCAGTGATATTTGACGCACAATCTGACAATGTCACTCTCTCAGGGAAGAACATCTATTGGAGCCAATCATCCAATGGACCTCATAAAACACAGTGATGCTACACTAACAAATGAATGACTCATAACATAACAATAAACTTCATCAAAATCTCCATCAACATCTCCATCAACATCTCAGTGTCTATGGGATCCACTGTTCCACCATTTAATTAGCGGTACGAAAGAAATTAGAAATCTAAACTTTGTTTGAAGCATTATTAGGATGTAACGGCTTATTAAATCTTTTTGATTTCTGAATGACCAACAAGAAAAATATTAACCAGAAGTTAGAATCTTACTGAGCTGAACTGTTAGGTTCAGAATATAGGTTCTGAATATATGGCATGAATTAGACAGTAACCATACAGTATGACGGTGTGATACCTCCTTGAATTACTGACGACTCTGGATGCACCTTCCTTTCAGAGTGCACAGGTTGTAGCAGAGGCTCAGTGCCGCTAAATGCCAGGTAACATGGTCACCTACTGACTTCACACATACCACGGACCTTAAAAACCCAGATAAAAGGCTGCACACCTCAA
Encoded here:
- the LOC125750780 gene encoding sodium/calcium exchanger 1-like isoform X2 gives rise to the protein MDWGKKAEELQHRCCHTHACRKVIEVKIIDDEEYEKNKTFTIELGEPILLEIGQKHGDSNENKPAVGAEEEEVAKMGCPSLGEHTRLEIVIEESYEFKNTVDKLIKKTNLALVVGSSSWREQFVSAVTVSAGDDDEEESGEERLPSCFDYIMHFLTVFWKVLFAFVPPTEYWNGWACFIVSIFLIGALTAITGDLASHFGCTVGLKDSVTAVVFVALGTSVPDTFASKVAAIQDQYADASIGNVTGSNAVNVFLGIGVAWTIAAVYWRSKGKEFRVEPGSLAFSVTLFTILAVVCVLVLLYRRRPSVAGGELGGPRTTKLLTSLLFFSLWLIYILLASLEAYCHVPGF
- the LOC125750780 gene encoding sodium/calcium exchanger 1-like isoform X3; this translates as MGCPSLGEHTRLEIVIEESYEFKNTVDKLIKKTNLALVVGSSSWREQFVSAVTVSAGDDDEEESGEERLPSCFDYIMHFLTVFWKVLFAFVPPTEYWNGWACFIVSIFLIGALTAITGDLASHFGCTVGLKDSVTAVVFVALGTSVPDTFASKVAAIQDQYADASIGNVTGSNAVNVFLGIGVAWTIAAVYWRSKGKEFRVEPGSLAFSVTLFTILAVVCVLVLLYRRRPSVAGGELGGPRTTKLLTSLLFFSLWLIYILLASLEAYCHVPGF